TAAGCATCATGTTTACACATGGTATGGAATCTTTGATTTTGGGTTATCTTCATTTTTGTCTCTTTGCTAGTGATTTTGGGTTGGGTTTGAATAAACCTATTAGGCAAGTTCAGTTAGCAATTTCCTGCTTCTCATGGTAAATATTTCACATGGGTACTCTTGaaccaaaaaaaatattaaaaatgcatTTCACATGCTAGAAGCAATTGACTTCTGAAGCAAACAGCTTTtttcactatatatatatatatatatatataactttcaAGACTATAACTACTGCTTTTGCCTTTACTAAGTTTCAGCATTCAGTAAGTAAGTTGGATGGATGGTATAGAATTGAAGAATGAAAATAGGGATTTTGAAGGTGATTGTAGGAACTTACTGGATGGCAGagatgatttatttatttacaactAGTACTAATGGTGAAAATGTTGGCAAGGCGATGTGCCTTTGCAAGGTTACTTTCTTTTTCTATAGTTTTGTTGTATATATTGAATGAAATTTGTGCCTTCCTGTGAAGGGCGATGAGGTTTCCTTGCAAAAGGCATTGAGTATGGTTTACAAGAACAGTCACCAGTATGTAGCTGTGCTCTTCCATGCATCATGGTGCCCATTCTCTAGGACTTTTAAACCAAGCTTCTCCCTTCTTTCCTCTTTGTTTCCTTCCATCCCCCATtttgcaattgaagaatcatcCATTAGGCCAAGGTTTGTGAATGAAAGACCATTGTTATAAAAGTTTTGTGAATgtgttttgtttgtttgttgacTATAAAACTATTGGTTTCTGCAGCATACTCTCAAAGTATGGAGTCCATGGATTTCCAACTTTATTCCTTCTAAATTCTACTATGCGTGACCAGTACCGCGGAACCCGGTCTTTGGGTTCTCTTGTTGCTTTCTATGCTGAGGTTACAGGTAAGGCTTTTCTCCTAGGCTTAGCTGTTACTGTAATTGTTTCTTTCCATGACTATGAGAACAGTTGAAAGCATATTGCTTTCTCCTCCTAGTTAATTGGTGATTTTACATTGCAAATATGTTTGAACATCTATATGAAAGCATCTTTTTTTCCATTATTGACaaagaataatttttaatatttcttttttattattctgcatCTGCATGGTATAGCATCTTTAAATATGTTCTGGCATTATACACCATTGCTTGAAGAATATTTTTCCACTGGGATCTAATAAGGCATAATGTCACCTTTGTTGCAGGTGTCAAGGCTGCATCATTAAATAAAGGATCCCTGGACAAAATTTTACGTCCATCAAACCATGAAAAGCGTAGTAGCAATGACCAGGAGAGCTGTCCATTCTCATGGGCAAAATCTCCAGAGAATCTGTTTAGACAAGAGACTTATTTGGCTTTGGCAACTGCTTTTGTGTTTTTGAGACTGATTTATATATTCTTCCCTACTCTGCTTGTATTTGCTCAATTTGCTTGGCGAAGGCATATCCAGAACTTGAGATTGGGGATCTTCTTGGAGCATCCTCGGACCTATCTAAATGGAATAATGCAACTATTCAATTCTCTGAAAGAGCCTTGCAGGAAAAGTAATCTACAAGAAGGAGCGATGAATGCAAGGGCATGGGCTTCAAAGTCCCTGGCTACAGTATCAATAGGGGATGCAAGCACCAGCAGGGGTGCACCATTAAGTGAATGCCGCTGATTTttctctagttgaagagttctaTTGAAGTTCCTGGTTAGAGTTTAGTTTCAGGTCCAGTGTTTGTAACAATGTGAAATATGTTGACATTGTAGTATCCATTTCTTTTCTCATTTGtccatattattttattttgccaTTTAAGAAGCAGTAATTGAAATCTAATTTGTGTAGATATGATACCAAGTCTTTGTCTTGTTATCTTCCTTGTCTTGAATTCTTGTTGAGCTATTTCTTATTCCTTCCATATGGAGTCTCTTATGACCACAAAGTTGATAAAGAGAGGCACTTTCTCAATTTTGTAATATCACAGTAAATCAAGCTTGATGCATCTATTGGATAAACGGATGAGCATCAACAGTTTTTTGCATTTATTCTAATCTACACTCAACTCAAGAACCACTACATTTGCTGCTGGTGATTTATTACTGGATACTTTAGTT
This is a stretch of genomic DNA from Manihot esculenta cultivar AM560-2 chromosome 2, M.esculenta_v8, whole genome shotgun sequence. It encodes these proteins:
- the LOC110609814 gene encoding 5'-adenylylsulfate reductase-like 4; translated protein: MGARVWPRRIVTLCVMVMIWGSLSSAAADPSSRVSMCPRESVVDLIFGFLDRGCVGYGSVESPDFVGVTEGDEVSLQKALSMVYKNSHQYVAVLFHASWCPFSRTFKPSFSLLSSLFPSIPHFAIEESSIRPSILSKYGVHGFPTLFLLNSTMRDQYRGTRSLGSLVAFYAEVTGVKAASLNKGSLDKILRPSNHEKRSSNDQESCPFSWAKSPENLFRQETYLALATAFVFLRLIYIFFPTLLVFAQFAWRRHIQNLRLGIFLEHPRTYLNGIMQLFNSLKEPCRKSNLQEGAMNARAWASKSLATVSIGDASTSRGAPLSECR